Proteins encoded in a region of the Kiritimatiellia bacterium genome:
- a CDS encoding HPF/RaiA family ribosome-associated protein: protein MSMDILVHAEGFRLTEPLREKTIEKVARLEHYAGRALRARVTLKRASAHPSPTQFEAHVRMEVPGNDVSAVQKASQPLEAVDLLVEKVEQLLRKRKTARMARRERAPRWRLAEALT from the coding sequence ATGAGTATGGACATCCTGGTGCACGCGGAAGGGTTCCGACTGACGGAACCTCTGAGAGAGAAAACGATCGAGAAAGTGGCCCGTCTTGAGCACTATGCGGGCCGCGCCCTGCGAGCCCGCGTGACTCTCAAGCGCGCGAGTGCTCACCCGTCACCGACCCAGTTCGAGGCGCACGTGCGCATGGAGGTGCCGGGCAACGATGTTAGTGCCGTACAGAAGGCATCACAGCCGCTGGAAGCGGTCGATTTGCTAGTTGAAAAGGTCGAGCAGCTTCTTCGGAAGAGGAAGACGGCGCGGATGGCGCGTCGCGAGCGCGCCCCCCGGTGGCGCCTCGCGGAAGCCCTGACCTAG